TTTGGCCAAGTTATTAATTAAAGTTTCATATATGCATACACCGATATGTTTCTCAAAAAAATAATTCTGATACTGGTCTAGTCTACAACTCCACAGAGAAAAGATGGAGTAAAATGGAGGATGCAGGATTAGGCCAAAAGATAGGAAAAATTTCTCGTAAAAATTCCTAAGATGCTATTTGTATTTTTTCTTTCTGAAACTTTGACCCCTGCAAAACCTTCTTTATATTGTGTAAATAGGAAGCTACTTACATAGCTGGCGCCCATCCTTGACAGTGAAAGATTCAGTCCTTGCTTCTTTTACTCGAATACTATTGAAAGTGTCAGCAATTCGTGCACCTAGCCTGAACATCCTCGTCCTCATATAGATTGAAGAATGTGTAAATCTGATTTTATCTATAGAACCAATGCCTTTATAAAGTCTCACATTTACAGTTTCTGCAAGAAGAGACATTTTTCCTTCCCTCTCTCGCACAACGTTGCTACAGAACTCTTCAGCTGTCCAATTACCTTCATTATCACCTCCAAATTCTCCCTTAAGAACAACTATTTCCACTTTAGCGGAGGCTTCTGGTCCAGAGTCAACAATTTCTCCAGTATTACCATCAATCAAAGCCACTTGAATAGTATTACCTCCTTCTCCTTTAATTGCCACTCCAGTAAGTACAGGAACAGATACCTTTGTCAAGAACTTCAACTTCAAGTTTCTTGGTTTAGGAGCTTGAATATCTTTTTCAGAGTTTCTATAGAACAATGATGTCTCAGATATGCGATTGAAAAATCAAATTGATTGTGACAGAATCACTGGCTAAATGGAGAATAGGAATACAGGAAAAAAACAGAGAATGGTCCTTACCCCTTGGCGAACAAAAACTTCTTCTCAGCCAATTCAAGTTCGTGTTTTACCTGGACCGAGAATTACAATTAGAAGAATTCATTTGCAATACGAACAACAAAGTCATAACAGCTATGCCCTCAAGATTTAAGTATATAAACTTTCTGGAGCAATTAGCCACCGGATAGGAAATATCCACTACACTAGTTTCATGTTTTAATTGGCCTTTGTTTTGTATATTGAAAAACTGAGTTCCAAAACAGAATACTACCTTATTAATTCGGAATTTCAGCTGTAAAGTCATGATAATTCATATGACAGATTAGCAACTGTTGCTCTGCCTAACATCAGGTGATTATTTCACCCGTTATCAGCTTTCTTCATTTTTCCCAATTTTAATAGCACTAAAGATAATTTTTAACTTGACaaaactaagagcccgtttggattgacttataagttggttataagttgcttataagctgttttcagcttttttgagtgtttggctgaccagcttaaagtcattttgtgcttaaaataagctcaaaaaaataattgggcccatttgacttagcttatctaaagcagcttataagctgaaaacagcttataagccaaaaaaaataagttagactacccaacttattttttttagcttataagctgcaaacagcttataggcataagcccatccaaacaggctttaACTGGTAAAGTGAAATACTAGCAATAAAAATCCATTTACCTCAAATGAAAACTCAAAGCTGTTATATGGAGCATCATCTATGAAAGTGACAGAATTATTTTGATGAATTGAATTTGAGTACGGTCTAATTAATCATATTCATAGAGGAAACAAGTGTACTTACAACATTACGAATCGATTTTTCCAACGTTGGCTTTAGAACATGGTTAAAGGTCCGGATCACCATCACCTCCAGCATTTTCTTCATTCTAAGTACAAGGATAGAACAACGAACCGCAAGAATTAAGAAGCATAAAACAGACGCAAGAATTAAGAAATATAAAACACAAACTTTTCGAAGCAACATCAAGCTGACGAAATTGTCAGaccaagaaggaaaaaaaaatcacgCTGGTcagattatttaaaaaaaaaaaaaaaatcttgctttACTTGAGCAAGACTATCCAGTATACAATTAAGCTGAACAAAAAAAAGCCAGATTCTTGGTTGAATACTCCATAGCATTGCATGGGGATAAGGGTAAAGGAGGAGACAAAGAGTTGACTTACGTTGGTGAACAGAAAAAGGGAGTCAACTCATCCTCTAAATTGCTGTTTTGGGTTGATCCAATAATATTGCTACTTTCACCTAAGTACTCCTGAGAATTTGACATTATGTCATTCATGGGAACTATATTTGGTAAACTCAGAGGCTTTTGGACAGTATACTATGTAGTAGTAGTAGGAATAGATGTAAAGTAGGTAGTTTAAGATGGGGATCAAAGTGTACGGGGTAGAGAGGCAAAAGACACATATATATAGGGAGATACTGTGAGATAGAGACAAGAAAAGTGGGTCCCAAAGAAGACGTGTTTTTCTAACGAAGAGGAGCCGACCCTATCTGAGAGGAGCACACCATACTACACTAACTGTGTTGTTGCCTTCAGATTTTTCCTATAATTCAAGCTGTCCCTTTATGATTAGGTTTTTGATGTGAGCTCGTTTGAAAGTAGTTAAAAGTGCTGAAAATTACTCCCTTTTTAATGCTAAAATGTGATTTCATAAATAAACAGTTATTAATGTGTTTTTGTAGAGCTATTGAAACTGATAATAAGCGAGtgatatacaacaacaatatatccccacaagtggggtctaagAAGAGTGGGGTGTACGCATACTTTACCTCTACCTTGTGATAAGTAGAGAGACTGTTTTCGATAATAAGCAATTGATGTGGTTAGTTAAAATAATTGATAATAAACAGCTAATGTATTTGTTAAAAATTGATAATAAAACAATTGTTTTATCAAAATGACTAATATACAGAGAAGAATAAATGGTGAAAATGGAATGGAGTGGGAAGAGGAGTCTATTATGGAAAGAGAATTTTGAGAATCTGAAATTTTCACCACCTAATTGTGATAAGAAGTAGTAGTAGTAACATGTAAAATCTTGATCTGTATGTGCTTTCCTATGAGCCCGGTTGGTTTGAGTTCCTGGCGGAATGAAGTCACACAGCAAGAAAGTAAATTATGGGCACATCCTTATCTCCATAAGCAGGAAGAAAATACCTAAAAATAATCTCAAAAGATTGACTAATGATGGGCGCCATTGTACTTTATACTTACTTTGGCATTAGAACGGACAAATAAATGTAGTGGACCACTTAATTGCAAAGCATGTTTAACTGTACAAAAGCAGCATCGTATGGCATGTTCTTCCTATTCGAATTGACATTCGGTCTTTCagacaaaataataatatttaaagTCATTACATTTTTCATAAGTTCCAACAATTCAAACTCGTCAAGTAGTTCATGTTAAAGCATGAACTCAAGTTATTCATAAAAATCACACACTAATTTCAACGATGAACTAAAAGCATCACACGGTATAAAATTTTGATGACTGCTGATCGATCTCCATGGGAGCTAAATGGGACAGAGCCAGTGGTTCTTGTTTTCCCTGTGGCTTATCTTGAAAATTTCTGCTCCCTGGTAATACAGATGTTTTTCAGTTTAACAGACCTCTTCAATAAGAACCATTTCAGTATGCTGGATATCTTGGTCCAGCTCTTCTTGGACTTGCCTTTGCACATAGAGGCCATTGGAACCATCGAGGCATCATTCATTTCAGTCCATTGATTAGCATTTGTGCCATCTTCATGGATGACAGTGTGAAAATCTTCAGAAATCACCAGGTGTGTGAATTGGTTTTGGGAAAGATCCAAACTCTCATCATGTTGCAATCCATTAAACTGCGTGGAACATGTTTCATCAGCAGAGTGATAGACCTGGCCAGGCTCTCCATGTGGGGAATCCTCAAGTTCAATTGCATCAGAACAAAGAAATTGCATAATTTTCTCCCAATCTCCTGAATCTAAAATCACAGATGTGATATCGTTGGGGGATCCCAGATAACCCCAGGTACCTAGACCTGAATGGCCAGGAGAAGTGATAGCAAAAGAGATCTCATCTGACTCTGATTGTCGGTCAGCAATTGCATTAGAAGTAGAACATTCAGCTTTGACTACGCACTGGTTACTTTCAGCAGTTCGCTGAATCAAATGTGACTTCTGTGCACAGTTAAACAAAATTATCATCAAGGCAAAGGAGCTGATATAGTTATATTGTTCTTTGCAAAATAAAGAGAGATTCTCAAAGTTCAAATCAGTACACGAAATATGTCATTCTTTTTCATCACATTGCAGTGTACGTTTACTCAGTGCATTAGTAGTGTAAGAAAAACAATTTGGTGAAAGAGCACTTACAGAAGTAAGTTGAAGTTCCGTATGCTGGAAATCATCAACCGCGGGACAGGATGATGGGGAGAATTTGGACGAAGATAAGTGATCCATGACAGAAATCTCGCTATCAAATTTTAGTACATTTTCCCAGTTTGCAAATGCAGATTCCACTAACTTGCGTGCATATGCCTGTTTATCAATCCAAAATTGAAGCAGGGAACAAGAAATGGGCCAACAGATGAGTAGATACATGCCAATCAATCAATAGATACATACCTTCTGAGATTCAGAAAGTGTATAGAAATGATGTAAACCGCACCCTGAGTCCAACCATATCAGCTGGCCAGCAACATTAAACACCACTACAGCTTTTTGTTCTGTCACCATATGATAATACAAGTATTTTCTTCCATCAAGATTGCATGTCATCGAATGCCTTGTAGCGGTATTCCACGAATTATGGGACATGTTTTTGCCAAGGATCTACATGCATGAAAGAAAAAGAGTCATTTCCGGAATGTAGAAAACACAGATATTGCAGTAATAGACCTTTCATGAACCACAAAATCTCACAAGTTgaagttgcaagtataaatattGTGAAGTAAGGTTCTTAGATAGAATCAGTAATTTCTTACACGGCGTAACCTCTGAGGATTGTTATGGAGTTCAATTAGGAAATCCTCCACAGTTTTGATACCATTTTCAGTTAACCGGCTATGGAAAGCACCATCTCTGGAAATCTGCTTTAGTCTCCATACATCATCAGTTGGTGATGGAGGGTACCGCTTCTTGCTTCCTGTGAAAATCATAACTCAAACAGACTTATTCTATCTTTTTCAATGAAAATTGTCAAGAAATGATGTTTATTGAAGGTAATTAAGTAGGTGTGTAGGAATTGAGTAGAAATACTCACTTAAACGTTTATCCTTGACAGTGAAGGTTCCTATCACGGCCTCTATCACTTTAATTTCTTCAGGTTGATCGACAACCCTTGCTCCTAGCCTTACCACCTTCAACTTCTTCATATGCTTTGGAGTGTGTTTGAATATAACTTCAGCAACAGAAACAGCGCCTTCTTGCAACCTCAGATATGGATTTTTGGGGCGCCCTGATTTTCCACCTCTTTTTCGCATCATAATACGACTGTTTAGGTCCTGAATTGTCCCATTTTCATCACCATTAAGTAGAAATATTTCAACTTGTGCAGAGGCAAGAGGTCCATGTCTCACTTGTTGTCCTGTAACAGCATCAACCAATTCCAATTTGGTTCCTTTGGGAAAGATATACTCTCCCGTAAATACCACTGGGGCAATCTTGTGTGAGAAATTTAAAAGTAAACATTTTCGTTCAGAAGGATGGATATTCTTCTGGGAATTCCTGTTTTATATGTAAAATGTAGAATATAGTTTAATCTCCGATACAACATGAAATTACAATGCAAGTTCTAATGATTTAAGTTAATTACCATTTTAACTAGGTTATACCGTTTTTCTTGTACTAATCGTACAAATGATGTGTTTTGTACTTTTTTTCTCCACCATCAGTGGGATACTTAAATCATTTTGATATTAAAGTCTATGCACTAACAGTGTACAAACAATTTACACAATTAAGTCATTTAAAAGATAATTACAAGTAAATGTACTCGATAAGCATTGATTAGTAACTTAGAGCATATGGTAAGTAGTCTAGCTATAACATGTTAAACCACATTGATAATGCAAAAACTCATTACACTATTAGTGTGTTTTATTAAATCCAACTTCTAATGATATGAGCATAAATATAAGCAGTCGGAACCatgattctaaaaaaaaaaaaaatcctaacatCTCTCTGTTTCCTCACCTGTTCCGAGCAGTCAAAATTAGTTTCAAGTCAAACTGAAACACGGCCACCACCTGGAAATAAAAATGTTCATTGAATAGTCAGGATTCAATATGCCAGGTAATTGTTCAATGACAACAAGATTACAAAAACAGTTCGGTCTAAAGAGGGATATTCTATTTAATATCCTGAACAAGTGAAAGATTGTATTTATTGAAATATagtataattaaataattaaaaatatattatttataataGCTTAATGTTTTTAGATGAGAACACTTGAACATTAcgaaaaaacaagagaaaaagataAACTTACAGATATAACTACCTTATATGAAGCTCTTATTATATGTAGCTACCATTTGCCaaattacaattcgtagctaATGCATTTGACTTGGCCAAATACACTcatctcatatgtatttggctcacATATGACgaaaaatacattcaaatacaaagAGAAGAAGCTAGAAAAAATATGTCAGAAAAGTAATATTGTTGGCTGAGTTCAAACCTGGGTGGGAAGGGATAGAGCCACACCCAATAACCACTTCATCCActcagtggcggatccagaattttaaGGTCATGGGTGCTCGCCTTTAATGACAAATAATAGTCGTCAAAAAAGGCAAAGCGGCAGAAAAAGAAAAACTATTGTGTTCAAGTTAAGATACTGAAGGGAAGACTAGAGAACATTACTACAAGTgataactctctctctctctttttcacCACGCTTAAACAAACTAATTAAAaaggaaaactttttttttctttttaagttagtagtaagaaaagaaaaggaaagccaGGTGGTAAACATAAAAAGAAGAATCTGCCAAAAAAATTGAGAAACAAAGCAGTGAAGACTTAATTAGAAACACCAACTCAATAAAGAAGTTACGAACCAGCATAGTTTCAAAAAGAAAATGCATTATAAACCAGGATCGAACCCCCGAATCTCACGCAAGCAGATGCTTTGACATTCACTTTTCAACCAACGCACCAAGGGGTATGTTTGTTTAATGGGTGCTTAAGCATTTTATATAGGCGTTTTGTTGagttttatatataaatatataaagctcGAGATGCGGTCAATGGGTTCTCGAGCACCCACTTTGCTCAATGTGAGTCCGCCCTTGCATCCACTCCAACTTGATGATACATATGACGAAATACACTCAAAATATAAGGAGAAGAAGCTaggaaaaaaatataagaaaagtaATGTTGTTGGTTGGGTTCGGACCTGGATTAAACCACTCCAACATGATGTATTTTGATATAGCTACGAatggtaatttacaaaatcatTGTAGCttctaaatataaataaattgaaaggtagttattatcaataattactaCACTAAGTAAAAATTTCAAAAAGATATACAATGGCCAATAGGCCAAAGTAATCCCACATTTGGGCCTAATACCGTGAGCTGGCTGGCCGGCCCAAGCTATTCTCAAGCGCTGGCTGGCCTAGCAGGCAGCAGCGCAAACGCcctttaagaaaaagaaaaaaaaagactttcTGTGGCGACTTTAGTCGCCACTAAAGTCCGCTGCAAAAAAAGGACTATTTGTGGCGACTTTTAGTCGCCACTAAGATCaacttcttctttctttctctctctctctcttttttttttttaagtggcaATTACAAAAGTCTCCACTAAAAGTTAAATTTGTATTGAACCTTCAACAAATGtttcaaaacatgtataatatgtataCTTATATAGTGATTGAACTTTCAAAAAATattccaaaacatgtataatatgtgcatatttataagtttattgatccttcaagaaatatctcaaaacatgtataataatactaatgatacattttctatacatatacagtaaggatacatattctatacaacaacgATACGTTTTATGGacttatgatacattttctatcaTTTTCGATACATATGTGAATGACTAATGTATAATCAAGGTATAATAAACTTactaatgtataatatatgtatgattagtgaGTATACATTGATGATACATATTATGTATGGAATGTGTATAATAAGTGAAtcattagtgtataatcaatgCATAATGTGCATACTAATGCATAATATATGTGTGTTTAGTGAGTATACGTTGatgatacatttattatatgtataatatatgtacgATTATTGAGTATACGTTGATGATACTTATTATGTAtggaatatgtataatatgtgaatcattagtgtataatcaatgtatagTGTGCATACTAATGCATAATATATGTGTGATTCGTGAGTATACGTTgatgatacatttattatacacaaattacacAACAATTATAAAAacatatgatacattttctatacatatacggtagagatacatattctatacaacaatgatatattttttgtacgtatgatacattttcgATATGTTTTCTATACATAGTTTATCTTCAGTGGCTTTtaccgaaaaaaaaaaagatctttagTGACGACTAAAGTCGCCACAagtaatccttttttttttttgcagcgaACTTTTAGTAGAGACTAAAGTCGTGCTGGCTACACTTTGGGCTGGATGGCCTTTATGTCCTTTTCCCGGAAAAACAAAGGGCAATTCAGAATTTCCCTTATTTTGggggtctttaaattttgcctctcatatttgtggtctttaaattttgcccctcatatttgtgatttttaaatttTGCTCTTCGCTTAGATAcctgaagttctgggttcgaagtcctgctcaggcataaaataagaaaataatttggCAAAGCAAGGCTGGGAagtgtatgtcggatccggcatacagttcttaaggaaaaactaaagttatgccggagggggcataacttttcctcaaggcaaaGTTAGTTATGCCGTATGGGGCAGAAC
The nucleotide sequence above comes from Lycium barbarum isolate Lr01 chromosome 3, ASM1917538v2, whole genome shotgun sequence. Encoded proteins:
- the LOC132632739 gene encoding calmodulin-binding protein 60 A-like isoform X3, encoding MKWLLGVALSLPTQVVAVFQFDLKLILTARNRNSQKNIHPSERKCLLLNFSHKIAPVVFTGEYIFPKGTKLELVDAVTGQQVRHGPLASAQVEIFLLNGDENGTIQDLNSRIMMRKRGGKSGRPKNPYLRLQEGAVSVAEVIFKHTPKHMKKLKVVRLGARVVDQPEEIKVIEAVIGTFTVKDKRLRSKKRYPPSPTDDVWRLKQISRDGAFHSRLTENGIKTVEDFLIELHNNPQRLRRILGKNMSHNSWNTATRHSMTCNLDGRKYLYYHMVTEQKAVVVFNVAGQLIWLDSGCGLHHFYTLSESQKAYARKLVESAFANWENVLKFDSEISVMDHLSSSKFSPSSCPAVDDFQHTELQLTSKSHLIQRTAESNQCVVKAECSTSNAIADRQSESDEISFAITSPGHSGLGTWGYLGSPNDITSVILDSGDWEKIMQFLCSDAIELEDSPHGEPGQVYHSADETCSTQFNGLQHDESLDLSQNQFTHLVISEDFHTVIHEDGTNANQWTEMNDASMVPMASMCKGKSKKSWTKISSILKWFLLKRSVKLKNICITREQKFSR
- the LOC132632739 gene encoding calmodulin-binding protein 60 A-like isoform X1, whose product is MAHNTVFEDGNNAGEGNNSSHTGTTNSTPPFTRAIRDVVSLCKLRRIVVGFLLALFPNFPVVAVFQFDLKLILTARNRNSQKNIHPSERKCLLLNFSHKIAPVVFTGEYIFPKGTKLELVDAVTGQQVRHGPLASAQVEIFLLNGDENGTIQDLNSRIMMRKRGGKSGRPKNPYLRLQEGAVSVAEVIFKHTPKHMKKLKVVRLGARVVDQPEEIKVIEAVIGTFTVKDKRLRSKKRYPPSPTDDVWRLKQISRDGAFHSRLTENGIKTVEDFLIELHNNPQRLRRILGKNMSHNSWNTATRHSMTCNLDGRKYLYYHMVTEQKAVVVFNVAGQLIWLDSGCGLHHFYTLSESQKAYARKLVESAFANWENVLKFDSEISVMDHLSSSKFSPSSCPAVDDFQHTELQLTSKSHLIQRTAESNQCVVKAECSTSNAIADRQSESDEISFAITSPGHSGLGTWGYLGSPNDITSVILDSGDWEKIMQFLCSDAIELEDSPHGEPGQVYHSADETCSTQFNGLQHDESLDLSQNQFTHLVISEDFHTVIHEDGTNANQWTEMNDASMVPMASMCKGKSKKSWTKISSILKWFLLKRSVKLKNICITREQKFSR
- the LOC132632739 gene encoding calmodulin-binding protein 60 A-like isoform X2, translating into MAHNTVFEDGNNAGEGNNSSHTGTTNSTPPFTRAIRDVVSLCKLRRIVVGFLLALFPNFPVVAVFQFDLKLILTARNRNSQKNIHPSERKCLLLNFSHKIAPVVFTGEYIFPKGTKLELVDAVTGQQVRHGPLASAQVEIFLLNGDENGTIQDLNSRIMMRKRGGKSGRPKNPYLRLQEGAVSVAEVIFKHTPKHMKKLKVVRLGARVVDQPEEIKVIEAVIGTFTVKDKRLRSKKRYPPSPTDDVWRLKQISRDGAFHSRLTENGIKTVEDFLIELHNNPQRLRRILGKNMSHNSWNTATRHSMTCNLDGRKYLYYHMVTEQKAVVVFNVAGQLIWLDSGCGLHHFYTLSESQKAYARKLVESAFANWENVLKFDSEISVMDHLSSSKFSPSSCPAVDDFQHTELQLTSSHLIQRTAESNQCVVKAECSTSNAIADRQSESDEISFAITSPGHSGLGTWGYLGSPNDITSVILDSGDWEKIMQFLCSDAIELEDSPHGEPGQVYHSADETCSTQFNGLQHDESLDLSQNQFTHLVISEDFHTVIHEDGTNANQWTEMNDASMVPMASMCKGKSKKSWTKISSILKWFLLKRSVKLKNICITREQKFSR